The following coding sequences lie in one Kribbella sp. NBC_00709 genomic window:
- a CDS encoding DinB family protein, translating to MTTTWCSVVAAQYRSVLDDLAITVRGCPDELWEASIYEIKKSDQWAWPPTDRDGRPFDEPADRERNLQAMSAVWRTASHALWFTDLDLSGPETEWAPPAPFSTADEDAYVVPPVYSREQVFAYIDHCRRRVDTLFADLTDDQATAQLPQPHRNGGTSLAAVLIQGVLHLQLHSAQIRTFLRTHGIRCEDE from the coding sequence ATGACGACGACCTGGTGCTCGGTGGTCGCAGCGCAGTACAGGTCAGTGCTCGACGACCTGGCCATCACGGTGCGCGGCTGTCCCGATGAGCTGTGGGAAGCGAGCATCTACGAGATCAAGAAGTCCGACCAGTGGGCCTGGCCTCCGACGGACCGTGACGGCCGGCCGTTCGACGAGCCCGCGGACCGCGAGCGCAATCTCCAGGCCATGTCCGCCGTCTGGCGGACCGCCTCGCACGCTCTCTGGTTCACCGACCTCGACCTGTCCGGGCCTGAGACGGAATGGGCTCCGCCTGCCCCGTTCTCCACGGCCGACGAGGACGCGTACGTCGTACCGCCCGTGTACTCCCGCGAACAGGTCTTCGCCTACATCGACCACTGCCGACGAAGGGTCGACACACTGTTCGCCGACCTGACCGACGATCAGGCCACCGCGCAACTCCCACAGCCCCACCGAAACGGCGGAACGTCCCTGGCAGCCGTCCTCATCCAGGGCGTGCTCCACCTCCAGCTCCACTCCGCCCAGATCCGCACGTTCCTCAGAACCCACGGCATCCGCTGCGAGGACGAGTAA
- a CDS encoding IS3 family transposase (programmed frameshift) produces MPKAFPEEFRRDVVAVARKGEAPIAQIARDFGISQSCLTRWLKLADIEDGNRPGATQQESAELREAKKRVRQLEQENEILRRAAAYFARDNQPKMMYPLVLDLAADKIPVAVTCRVLGFSKQAFYKWRANPVTPRDYDDAHLINAAREIHGDDPGFGYRFIADELPGKGITASENRVARLCSQERLWSIHSKKRGLNRKAGPPVHDDLVKRVFTAAAPNLVWLTDITEHATTEGKLYLCAIKDVYSNRIVGYSIDSRMKASLAVTALRNAVALRTPAAGLIVHSDRGSQFRSKKFIRVLKAHQLRGSMGRVGACGDNAAMESFFALLQKNVLDRQRWTSRHQLRLAIVSWIETSYHRKRRQRRLGRLTPIEFETIQPVALAA; encoded by the exons ATGCCGAAAGCCTTTCCTGAGGAGTTCCGTCGTGACGTGGTCGCGGTCGCCCGCAAGGGCGAGGCGCCGATCGCGCAGATCGCAAGGGACTTCGGGATCTCTCAGTCGTGTCTGACACGGTGGCTGAAACTGGCCGATATCGAAGACGGCAACCGCCCGGGCGCGACCCAGCAGGAGTCGGCCGAGCTGCGGGAGGCGAAGAAGAGGGTTCGGCAGTTGGAGCAGGAGAACGAGATCCTGCGCCGGGCTGCGGCCTACTTCGCCCGTGACA ATCAACCCAAAATGATGTACCCGCTGGTCCTTGACCTGGCCGCCGACAAGATCCCTGTCGCGGTGACCTGCCGGGTGCTCGGCTTCAGCAAGCAAGCCTTCTACAAGTGGCGCGCAAACCCTGTCACACCACGCGATTACGACGATGCCCACCTGATCAACGCCGCTCGCGAGATCCACGGCGACGACCCCGGCTTCGGCTACCGGTTCATCGCCGACGAACTCCCGGGCAAGGGCATCACCGCGAGCGAGAACCGGGTCGCCCGACTGTGCTCACAAGAACGGCTCTGGTCGATCCACTCCAAGAAACGCGGCCTGAACCGCAAAGCCGGCCCGCCCGTTCACGACGATCTCGTGAAGCGGGTGTTCACCGCAGCCGCGCCGAACCTGGTCTGGCTGACCGATATCACCGAGCACGCCACGACAGAAGGCAAGTTGTATTTGTGCGCGATCAAGGATGTCTACTCCAACCGGATCGTCGGTTACTCCATCGACTCACGCATGAAGGCGTCCCTGGCCGTGACCGCCCTGCGTAACGCGGTCGCACTGCGCACACCCGCAGCCGGGCTCATCGTCCACAGCGACCGCGGCAGCCAATTCCGGTCCAAGAAGTTCATCCGGGTCCTCAAAGCCCACCAACTACGCGGCTCGATGGGCCGGGTCGGAGCCTGCGGCGACAACGCCGCCATGGAATCCTTCTTCGCCCTGCTCCAGAAGAACGTCCTGGACCGGCAACGCTGGACCAGCCGCCACCAACTACGGCTGGCCATCGTCTCCTGGATCGAAACCAGCTACCACCGAAAGCGCCGGCAACGCCGCCTCGGCAGACTCACACCCATCGAGTTTGAGACAATTCAACCCGTCGCACTCGCGGCCTGA
- a CDS encoding YggT family protein gives MSLIGDLVGFVLTVFIVVLIVRMVLDWTGVLANGPQWAGRAREFTHAWTEPVIGRVRRVLRPVRAGGLSIDLAFTAVFIAALILRSVAFSL, from the coding sequence ATGAGCCTCATTGGGGACCTGGTTGGGTTCGTGCTGACGGTGTTCATCGTGGTGCTGATTGTGCGGATGGTGCTGGACTGGACCGGGGTGCTGGCGAACGGGCCTCAGTGGGCTGGTCGGGCTCGGGAGTTTACGCATGCTTGGACGGAGCCGGTGATCGGGCGGGTTCGGCGGGTGTTGCGGCCGGTGCGGGCCGGTGGGCTGTCGATCGACCTGGCGTTCACGGCGGTGTTCATCGCTGCGTTGATCCTTCGCTCGGTCGCTTTCAGCCTGTAG
- a CDS encoding EcsC family protein — translation MGFEEMSAYEQAAWRQSLKVLHESPRQPVIPKMLRERVSSTTSWVAGKVSDLPGADSAKDIVERVFEGTLALTFQPALRSTRPASIVKRYAKQHPETRTHEHIRALPLEDRDAMLPPKFGYTLGSAGQGAATALAVTGAEVATTVTAGTTAAVAIGAVAADAVASMAMMGRTIGAVASRYGYDVRLPDEELFAMGVLSLGVAGSLGAKTQALGALSRLTQQMMRQATWKQLNEHLLVRVIGKVYQILGLRLTQKKLAQTVPFVGVGLNAALSASLTERTFRRAQAVYRLRTLSETYGIDPQEWMSGSSAARSDNDAGEGAVDVMAVLDAERDAPDS, via the coding sequence ATGGGCTTCGAGGAGATGTCGGCGTACGAGCAGGCGGCCTGGCGGCAGTCGCTCAAGGTGCTGCACGAATCGCCGCGCCAACCGGTCATCCCGAAGATGCTGCGCGAACGAGTCTCATCGACGACATCCTGGGTCGCCGGCAAGGTCAGCGACCTGCCCGGGGCGGACTCTGCGAAGGACATCGTGGAGAGAGTGTTCGAGGGGACGCTTGCGCTGACGTTCCAGCCTGCGCTTCGGAGCACACGACCGGCCTCGATCGTGAAGCGCTATGCCAAGCAGCACCCGGAGACGCGTACGCACGAGCACATCCGTGCCTTGCCGCTCGAGGATCGCGATGCCATGTTGCCGCCGAAGTTCGGCTACACCTTGGGCTCGGCCGGCCAGGGGGCTGCGACCGCCTTGGCCGTCACCGGAGCGGAGGTGGCTACTACGGTGACTGCCGGTACGACGGCTGCCGTGGCGATCGGTGCGGTGGCCGCCGACGCGGTCGCTTCGATGGCCATGATGGGGCGCACCATCGGCGCGGTGGCTTCTCGCTATGGCTACGATGTGCGGCTCCCGGACGAGGAACTCTTCGCGATGGGTGTCCTCTCGCTGGGGGTGGCGGGCTCCTTGGGCGCGAAGACACAGGCGCTGGGGGCGCTGTCGCGCTTGACCCAGCAGATGATGCGTCAAGCGACCTGGAAGCAGCTGAACGAGCACCTTCTCGTTCGGGTCATCGGCAAGGTCTACCAGATCCTCGGCCTGCGACTGACTCAGAAGAAGCTTGCGCAGACGGTGCCGTTCGTCGGCGTCGGGTTGAATGCAGCGCTCAGCGCCAGCCTGACCGAGCGGACCTTCCGGCGCGCTCAGGCGGTCTACCGCCTCCGGACCCTGTCGGAGACCTACGGGATCGACCCACAGGAATGGATGTCCGGCTCATCGGCTGCGCGATCGGACAACGACGCCGGGGAAGGCGCGGTGGACGTTATGGCGGTCCTGGATGCTGAGCGGGACGCACCGGACAGCTAG
- a CDS encoding DinB family protein → MRDRRLALAGDRDHVTTELLRKGFRHNRHPSSKNRSPHRSGVNRTGGSPFVEDYRGAIEAALESLGEEQVRRRLVSSATTLLGLVKHVTWMQRVWFEECVGGMSRGELGLVQSPGESFRLADDDTIASVTAAHREACVTARRVVADLSLDAVVTGHRGGPRTLRWVYLQVLRELAQHCGHADILREQLLVD, encoded by the coding sequence CTGCGCGATCGGCGCCTCGCCCTTGCGGGCGACCGCGACCACGTCACGACGGAACTCCTCAGGAAAGGCTTTCGGCATAACAGACATCCTTCCAGCAAGAACCGAAGTCCTCACAGGTCAGGAGTCAACCGAACCGGGGGCAGTCCCTTTGTTGAGGATTACCGTGGCGCGATCGAGGCGGCTCTTGAGTCTCTTGGTGAGGAGCAGGTGCGGCGGCGGCTTGTTTCTTCGGCGACGACGTTGCTCGGGCTGGTCAAGCACGTGACGTGGATGCAGCGGGTGTGGTTCGAGGAGTGCGTCGGTGGGATGTCCCGCGGGGAGCTTGGCCTGGTGCAGAGCCCGGGAGAGTCGTTCCGGCTTGCCGACGACGACACGATCGCCTCGGTCACGGCTGCTCATCGGGAAGCCTGTGTTACGGCCCGGAGGGTGGTTGCAGATCTGTCGTTGGATGCCGTTGTGACTGGTCACCGGGGCGGGCCGCGGACGCTGCGTTGGGTGTACCTACAGGTTCTGCGGGAGTTGGCTCAGCATTGCGGGCATGCCGACATTCTTCGGGAACAGCTACTTGTCGACTGA
- a CDS encoding IS3 family transposase — MNCYPFIEAEKAGDHSVKRACELLQVSRSAYYADRTNGPSVREQRDAELTGKIIEIHDDSRHTYGSPRVHHELRAQGERCSRKRVVRLMRAADRYGRTPRRWKKTTIPDPAATSRPDLIGRDFDIDPVQPATLDARWCGDITYIHTWQGWLYLATVIDLASRRVVGWAVADHLRTDLVADALTDAVNRRRPAAGVVFHSDRGCQYTSAQFANLARDLGVTLSVGRKGQCWDNAVAESFFATVKTELIHRRAWPTRKAASSALFDYIEGWYNTRRRHSTLGYLSPTQYESSLTVTAEQVA; from the coding sequence GTGAACTGTTACCCGTTCATCGAGGCGGAGAAGGCGGGCGACCACAGCGTGAAGCGGGCGTGTGAGTTGCTGCAGGTCTCTCGTTCCGCCTACTACGCTGACCGCACGAACGGGCCGTCGGTGCGCGAGCAGCGCGACGCTGAACTGACCGGCAAGATCATCGAGATCCACGACGACTCCCGCCACACCTACGGCTCGCCGCGGGTGCACCACGAGCTGAGGGCCCAAGGCGAGCGATGTTCCCGCAAACGGGTCGTCCGGCTGATGCGGGCCGCAGACCGGTACGGGCGAACCCCAAGAAGATGGAAGAAGACCACGATCCCCGACCCGGCGGCCACGAGCCGCCCGGATCTGATCGGCCGCGACTTCGACATCGACCCTGTCCAGCCCGCGACGCTGGACGCCCGCTGGTGCGGTGACATCACCTACATCCACACCTGGCAAGGCTGGCTCTACCTGGCCACCGTGATCGACCTCGCGTCGCGCCGGGTCGTCGGCTGGGCCGTCGCTGACCATCTGCGCACCGACCTGGTCGCCGACGCGCTTACCGACGCGGTCAACCGGCGCCGTCCCGCGGCCGGCGTGGTGTTCCACTCCGATAGGGGCTGTCAGTACACCTCGGCCCAGTTCGCCAACCTGGCAAGGGATCTGGGCGTGACGTTGTCGGTCGGTCGCAAGGGTCAGTGCTGGGACAACGCCGTGGCCGAGTCCTTCTTCGCCACCGTGAAGACCGAGCTGATCCACCGCCGTGCCTGGCCGACCCGCAAGGCCGCCAGCAGCGCGCTCTTCGACTACATCGAGGGCTGGTACAACACCCGCCGACGCCATTCCACCCTCGGCTACCTCAGCCCTACACAGTACGAATCCAGCCTCACGGTCACGGCCGAGCAGGTAGCCTGA
- a CDS encoding DUF6855 family protein, giving the protein MNGTGTPDDPWILKTPPRTSEYTMHRDDTADPAEIVCQVGTTKLRYLARCLDDVPAMLEAHGDWMDLGSADEGKPAKDGTLEAWARAEDNPVGGWYGLRKGYRGRFAMYIPPLLEELGLVELEHNPRNNRLRVP; this is encoded by the coding sequence ATGAACGGTACTGGCACCCCCGACGATCCCTGGATCCTCAAGACACCACCCCGTACGTCGGAGTACACCATGCACCGGGACGACACCGCGGACCCGGCTGAGATCGTCTGCCAGGTCGGTACGACGAAGCTGCGGTACCTGGCCCGCTGCCTCGACGACGTACCCGCGATGCTCGAGGCCCATGGTGACTGGATGGACCTCGGCAGCGCCGACGAGGGGAAGCCGGCGAAGGACGGCACGCTGGAGGCGTGGGCGCGGGCGGAGGACAACCCCGTCGGTGGCTGGTACGGCCTTCGCAAGGGGTACCGGGGCCGCTTCGCCATGTACATCCCGCCGCTGCTCGAGGAGCTCGGCCTGGTCGAGCTCGAGCACAACCCGCGCAACAACCGCCTCCGCGTCCCCTAG
- a CDS encoding ArsR/SmtB family transcription factor → MTESGRDPFAALGDPVRRRILELLGGRARSVGELAGELPVSRPAVSRHLRLLKEAGLVEEAPEGTRRIYRLHEAGAEVVQAYLRDVWGDAVTRFKLMAENTRPPERGGVVTEPLRVEVLLECSVGHAFATWTERFSSWWPRGHSVSGDPAAVTLEPGVGGRIYERTRDGDGIDWGEITAWDPPHRLSYRWHIRRPADEATDVEIRFVPVAEDRSKVLITHSGWERLGADADSWRDANAGGWSGLLRYFVAACNETTQGADS, encoded by the coding sequence GTGACTGAGTCTGGGCGGGATCCGTTCGCCGCGTTGGGGGATCCGGTGCGGCGGCGGATTCTCGAGTTGCTGGGTGGGCGGGCGCGGTCGGTGGGGGAGTTGGCGGGGGAGCTGCCGGTCAGTCGGCCGGCGGTGTCGCGCCACCTCCGGCTGCTGAAGGAGGCGGGGCTGGTTGAGGAGGCGCCGGAGGGGACCAGGCGGATCTATCGCCTGCACGAGGCCGGCGCTGAGGTTGTCCAGGCGTACTTACGCGACGTGTGGGGGGATGCGGTGACGCGGTTCAAGTTGATGGCGGAGAACACGCGGCCGCCGGAACGCGGGGGAGTAGTGACCGAGCCGCTACGGGTCGAAGTACTGCTGGAGTGTTCCGTCGGGCATGCGTTCGCGACGTGGACCGAGCGGTTCTCGTCGTGGTGGCCGCGTGGACACTCGGTCAGCGGTGACCCGGCGGCCGTGACCTTGGAGCCAGGGGTCGGCGGGCGCATCTACGAGCGCACCCGCGACGGCGACGGCATCGACTGGGGCGAGATCACCGCGTGGGATCCGCCGCACCGATTGAGCTATCGGTGGCACATTCGGCGACCCGCGGACGAGGCGACCGATGTCGAGATCCGCTTCGTGCCGGTCGCCGAGGATCGGAGCAAGGTGTTGATCACGCACTCGGGCTGGGAACGGCTCGGTGCCGACGCGGACAGCTGGCGTGATGCGAACGCCGGCGGCTGGAGCGGGCTGCTGCGGTACTTCGTTGCCGCCTGCAACGAGACGACCCAAGGAGCAGACTCATGA
- a CDS encoding IS110 family transposase, with protein sequence MVMIGTDSHKRTHTVVAVDDVGRRLGVKTVRTNSEGHFEVVRWSAQFDEVAFALEDCRHLTRRLEADLLAAGCRVVRVPTKLMAGARRAAREPGKSDPIDAEAVALAALRHPDLPVAELDGPAREVKLLSDHRHDLVVQRTRIASQIRWYLHELDPDLAIPSRGLKRHCVVAELLVELDRFDGMVARLARNLLSRCDELNHQINALEAELRKLVGAIAPSLLDIPGCGALSAAVIIGETAGVHRFRNKDAFARFTGTAPVPVWSGASKGKVRLNRGGNRATNCALHMIAVTQARGIGPGHAYITKQLTRGKDKTAALRLLRRRLSDSVFAALRADQQQDTKTTPPVAIAA encoded by the coding sequence ATGGTCATGATCGGCACGGATTCCCACAAACGCACCCACACGGTCGTCGCGGTCGACGACGTCGGGCGCCGGCTGGGAGTGAAGACTGTCCGCACCAACAGCGAGGGCCACTTCGAGGTGGTCCGCTGGTCGGCCCAGTTTGATGAGGTCGCTTTCGCGCTGGAGGATTGTCGGCATCTGACCCGCCGTCTGGAGGCAGATCTGCTCGCGGCCGGCTGTCGCGTGGTGCGTGTTCCGACCAAGCTGATGGCCGGGGCCCGCCGCGCGGCTCGGGAGCCGGGCAAGTCGGACCCGATCGACGCCGAGGCAGTGGCGTTGGCCGCGCTGCGTCACCCGGATCTGCCGGTTGCGGAGCTGGACGGACCGGCGCGGGAGGTGAAGCTGCTGTCGGACCACCGCCACGACCTGGTCGTGCAACGCACCCGGATCGCCTCCCAGATCCGTTGGTACCTGCACGAACTCGACCCCGATCTGGCGATCCCGTCTCGCGGTCTCAAGCGCCACTGCGTCGTCGCCGAGCTGCTCGTGGAGCTGGACCGATTCGACGGCATGGTCGCGCGCCTTGCCCGCAACCTGCTGAGCCGGTGCGACGAGCTGAACCATCAGATCAATGCGCTCGAGGCCGAACTGCGCAAGCTGGTCGGTGCCATCGCCCCGAGCCTGCTGGACATCCCAGGATGCGGGGCGCTGTCGGCCGCGGTGATCATCGGCGAAACCGCAGGCGTCCACCGGTTCCGCAACAAGGACGCCTTCGCGCGCTTCACCGGCACCGCGCCCGTCCCGGTCTGGTCCGGCGCCAGCAAGGGCAAGGTCCGGCTCAACCGCGGCGGCAACCGGGCGACGAACTGCGCCCTGCACATGATCGCGGTCACCCAGGCCCGCGGCATCGGCCCAGGACATGCCTACATCACCAAGCAGCTCACCCGCGGCAAGGACAAGACCGCGGCCCTGCGGCTGCTGCGCCGCCGACTCTCCGACAGCGTCTTCGCGGCTCTACGCGCAGACCAGCAACAGGACACCAAGACCACGCCACCGGTGGCCATCGCGGCCTGA
- a CDS encoding ATP-binding SpoIIE family protein phosphatase, with product MAGRAGASWTSRALRLRLSADLGRTTAAIVLVGAAYYLGARLGLSLSLVERNVTPLWPPSGIALAAFLIMGRSMWPGVALAALAVNLPISTGPAPALFTALGNTLAPLVAAIVLERIGFRRQLDRQRDALAIVFLGALASMTISATVGAITLIASKGTGELATTWAVWWTGDAMGVLAVAPFLLCIPLFWELEPWPVARWLEAAVILALTIVFVSWTTRTDLHLLFLVLPLLGWASWRLQLRGAAPAALTASLIATWSAAHELGPFAGKSLLEQMLTLQAFNATVALTSFFLAALVTERMQFARALMSAAADLEERVRTRTAQLSAANERLRREIHQRHETQQQLSLEEERTRREHQIAETLQRSLLPDRRPDIPGVAVAARYVPATADLHVGGDWYDVIQLRGGLIGLVIGDVAGHGLQAAAAMTQLRTAVRAYAVHDPSPEAVMNGLHVLVRELPMAEMVTLLYVLYDPDTGTARFANAGHPPALLIDNGDTRYLDGGLAPPLGVLAHRDHAEVTHQLRPGATLLLYTDGLVEKRTQSIQDGLDRLLAEASDLGGSDIDALCDHLLSTLTENGKVADDIALIALQPLVLAGRPLSLHVPADARMLFQVRHALRRWLRESGVNAQDTGEITIACGEACSNVVLHAYGASPGDLQVEARLVDGAVELTVRDHGQWRRPANRGGGLGMGLIRGLTDSVDVDSRPEGTTVFMRRTIAVEDEK from the coding sequence ATGGCTGGGCGCGCTGGAGCTTCTTGGACCTCGAGGGCACTCAGGCTGCGGCTATCGGCGGATCTGGGCCGTACCACCGCGGCCATCGTCCTCGTCGGCGCCGCCTACTACCTCGGTGCGCGTCTAGGCCTGAGCCTGTCCCTGGTCGAGCGAAACGTCACGCCGCTCTGGCCGCCCAGCGGCATCGCACTGGCGGCGTTCCTGATTATGGGGCGGTCCATGTGGCCGGGTGTTGCGCTTGCAGCTCTGGCCGTCAATCTGCCGATCAGCACCGGTCCTGCGCCCGCCCTGTTCACCGCTCTGGGCAACACCCTTGCGCCACTCGTTGCAGCGATCGTCCTCGAGCGCATCGGGTTCCGGCGTCAGCTGGATCGCCAGCGTGATGCGCTGGCAATCGTCTTCCTGGGTGCGCTGGCGAGCATGACGATCAGCGCCACCGTCGGCGCCATCACGCTGATAGCTTCGAAGGGAACCGGCGAGCTGGCCACCACCTGGGCGGTCTGGTGGACCGGCGACGCGATGGGTGTTCTCGCCGTCGCCCCGTTCCTCTTGTGTATCCCGCTGTTCTGGGAGCTCGAGCCGTGGCCGGTCGCGCGCTGGCTCGAAGCCGCAGTCATCCTCGCGCTGACCATCGTCTTTGTGTCGTGGACGACGCGCACCGACCTGCACCTGCTGTTCCTGGTGCTGCCGTTGCTGGGCTGGGCCTCGTGGCGTCTGCAGTTGCGCGGAGCCGCCCCCGCCGCGCTGACGGCCTCACTGATCGCAACCTGGTCGGCGGCGCACGAACTCGGCCCGTTCGCGGGCAAGTCGCTGCTGGAGCAGATGTTGACTCTGCAGGCGTTCAACGCCACCGTCGCGCTCACGTCGTTCTTCCTCGCCGCGCTCGTGACCGAACGAATGCAGTTCGCCCGCGCGCTGATGTCCGCCGCTGCCGACCTAGAGGAACGCGTCAGGACTCGCACCGCGCAGCTCTCGGCGGCCAACGAACGTCTGCGCCGCGAGATCCACCAGCGGCACGAGACGCAGCAGCAGCTGAGCCTGGAAGAGGAACGGACCCGGCGAGAGCATCAGATCGCGGAAACGCTGCAACGCAGTCTGCTCCCCGACCGCAGGCCCGATATCCCCGGCGTGGCCGTTGCGGCCCGGTACGTCCCAGCGACCGCGGACCTGCATGTCGGCGGCGACTGGTACGACGTGATCCAGTTGCGCGGCGGCCTGATCGGTCTCGTCATCGGTGACGTCGCCGGGCACGGCCTGCAGGCTGCGGCAGCCATGACACAGCTGCGGACGGCCGTCCGGGCGTACGCCGTACACGATCCCTCGCCGGAGGCGGTGATGAACGGCCTGCACGTGCTGGTCCGCGAGCTGCCAATGGCCGAGATGGTGACTTTGCTCTACGTCCTGTACGACCCGGACACCGGCACGGCGCGGTTCGCGAACGCCGGACACCCGCCGGCCCTCCTGATCGACAACGGAGATACGCGGTACCTCGACGGTGGCCTGGCCCCGCCACTCGGCGTACTGGCGCATCGGGACCATGCCGAGGTAACGCACCAGCTGCGGCCTGGAGCGACCCTCCTCCTCTACACCGACGGGCTGGTCGAGAAGCGCACACAGTCGATTCAGGATGGCCTCGATCGGCTGCTCGCCGAAGCGTCCGACCTCGGCGGGTCCGACATCGACGCCCTGTGTGACCATCTCCTGTCGACCCTCACAGAGAACGGCAAGGTCGCCGACGACATCGCGCTGATCGCTCTCCAGCCGCTGGTGCTGGCCGGAAGGCCGCTGTCGCTCCACGTGCCGGCCGATGCGCGGATGCTCTTCCAGGTCCGGCACGCGCTACGTCGCTGGCTCCGCGAGTCGGGAGTCAACGCGCAGGACACCGGCGAGATCACGATCGCCTGCGGGGAGGCGTGCAGCAACGTCGTACTGCACGCGTACGGCGCCTCGCCAGGTGACCTGCAGGTCGAAGCGCGACTCGTCGACGGTGCGGTCGAGCTGACCGTGCGCGACCACGGTCAGTGGCGCCGTCCGGCGAACCGTGGCGGCGGCTTGGGCATGGGACTGATCCGCGGACTCACGGATTCCGTCGACGTGGACAGCCGTCCAGAAGGTACGACGGTCTTCATGCGACGCACCATCGCGGTAGAGGACGAGAAGTGA
- a CDS encoding aldo/keto reductase, translating into MSIPTIKLNNGVEMPAIGFGVFQTPPDETIAAVETALEVGYRHVDTAAAYGNEREVGEAIRRSGLDDVFVETKIWVVDYGYDETLHGFDKSAAKLGVEQVDLLILHQAVPSDFERTIGAYQALEKLLADGKVRAIGVSNFMPPHLERLLAETGIVPAVNQLEIHPYFQQSELLAYDNERGILNQAWSPIGGITFYRGGSKGSTLEDPTILEFAAAHRRTPAQVMLRWHLQEGRQPIPKSVTPARIVENFAVFDFELTDEQLAAIDALDTGIRGGPAPETITRAYGGIEIPEA; encoded by the coding sequence ATGAGCATTCCGACGATCAAGCTGAACAACGGGGTGGAGATGCCCGCCATCGGGTTCGGCGTGTTCCAGACGCCGCCCGACGAGACGATCGCGGCTGTCGAGACCGCGCTGGAGGTCGGCTACCGGCACGTGGACACGGCGGCGGCGTACGGGAACGAGCGCGAGGTGGGCGAGGCGATCCGACGCTCCGGCCTGGATGACGTCTTCGTGGAGACGAAGATCTGGGTCGTCGACTACGGGTACGACGAGACCCTGCACGGGTTCGACAAGAGCGCCGCGAAGCTCGGCGTCGAGCAGGTCGACCTGCTGATCCTGCACCAGGCGGTTCCGAGCGACTTCGAGCGCACCATCGGTGCCTATCAGGCGCTGGAGAAGTTGCTTGCCGACGGCAAGGTCCGGGCCATCGGGGTGTCGAACTTCATGCCACCGCACCTGGAGCGGTTGCTGGCCGAGACCGGTATCGTGCCGGCGGTCAACCAGCTCGAGATCCATCCGTACTTCCAGCAGTCCGAGCTGCTTGCCTATGACAACGAGCGGGGCATCCTCAACCAGGCCTGGTCGCCGATCGGCGGGATCACCTTCTACCGGGGCGGCTCGAAGGGCTCGACGCTGGAGGATCCGACGATCCTCGAGTTCGCCGCGGCGCACCGCCGCACGCCGGCACAGGTGATGTTGCGCTGGCACCTGCAGGAAGGGCGGCAGCCGATCCCGAAGTCGGTCACCCCGGCCCGGATCGTGGAGAACTTCGCCGTCTTCGACTTCGAGCTCACCGACGAGCAGCTCGCCGCGATCGACGCGCTCGACACCGGGATCCGCGGCGGCCCGGCGCCGGAGACCATCACCCGGGCGTACGGCGGCATCGAAATCCCCGAGGCCTGA
- a CDS encoding STAS domain-containing protein, translating into MTPHAVVDARTSNGIQVVRICGEVDLTNAIEVREAISRIASHDVPAILVDLTETTYLDSSGIAMLFKLAERLNERRQQLRLVVPPTSPLQAALNLTNLPQTIRVQPTVD; encoded by the coding sequence GTGACCCCGCACGCGGTGGTAGATGCTCGAACAAGCAACGGCATCCAGGTCGTGCGGATCTGCGGCGAAGTCGATCTCACCAACGCCATCGAGGTACGAGAAGCCATCAGCCGGATCGCCTCCCACGACGTACCCGCCATCCTCGTGGACCTGACCGAAACCACCTACCTCGACAGCTCCGGAATCGCCATGCTCTTCAAGCTGGCCGAACGCCTCAACGAACGCCGCCAGCAACTCCGCCTGGTCGTCCCCCCAACCTCCCCGCTCCAAGCCGCCCTCAACCTGACGAACCTCCCCCAAACCATCCGGGTCCAACCCACAGTCGACTGA
- a CDS encoding transposase produces the protein MESMGKKKPRPRRSFTPEFKAEIVELCQRGDRSVGQVAKDFDLTETAVRQWLNQAERDAGTGDGGLTTSEREELNQLRREARRLREDVEILKRATAFFASMP, from the coding sequence ATGGAGTCCATGGGCAAGAAGAAGCCGCGGCCTCGTCGTTCGTTCACGCCTGAGTTCAAGGCCGAGATCGTCGAGCTGTGTCAGCGTGGCGACCGGTCGGTGGGTCAGGTCGCGAAGGACTTCGATTTGACCGAGACCGCGGTCCGGCAGTGGTTGAACCAGGCCGAGCGTGACGCCGGCACCGGTGATGGCGGGTTGACCACGAGCGAGCGAGAAGAGCTCAACCAGTTGCGGCGGGAGGCTCGCCGGCTGCGTGAGGATGTCGAGATTCTCAAGCGGGCCACGGCTTTCTTCGCGTCAATGCCATGA